From the genome of Verrucomicrobiia bacterium, one region includes:
- a CDS encoding KpsF/GutQ family sugar-phosphate isomerase, whose product MSYLPNARKVFDTEVAALRAVRAHLDQSFDAVVTLLSQTLSQRGKIVIVGIGKSGNVGAKISATLTSTGSASVVLNSVNALHGDLGIITDGDVVLALSYSGESDELLNLLPAIKRFSVKIISLTGSPKSTLGRHSDLILNVRVPKEACPFALAPTSSTTAMLVMGDALAMSVMQARGFRQSDFAKYHPAGAIGRALLLRVGEIMRTGERSAIANGNLAVKEALLVMTRAKSGCLAVVNGRNKLIGVFTDGDFRRKMSADEQLLSRPLKSVMTPHPISIRDTALAVEAVKTFNERNIDDLIVVNARNEPVGLIDSQDLPKLKIV is encoded by the coding sequence GTGAGCTATCTGCCCAACGCGCGAAAAGTATTCGATACGGAAGTCGCCGCCCTACGCGCGGTGCGGGCGCACCTGGACCAATCCTTCGACGCGGTGGTGACGCTCCTTTCGCAAACCCTCAGTCAGCGCGGTAAAATTGTCATCGTCGGTATTGGCAAATCCGGCAATGTCGGCGCAAAAATCTCCGCCACCCTGACCAGCACCGGCAGCGCGAGCGTCGTGCTGAACAGCGTCAATGCGTTGCACGGCGATCTCGGCATCATCACTGATGGCGACGTGGTGCTGGCTCTCAGTTATTCCGGCGAGTCGGACGAGCTGCTCAATTTGCTGCCCGCGATCAAGCGATTCTCCGTTAAAATCATTTCGCTCACCGGCAGCCCCAAATCCACTCTCGGTCGCCACAGCGATCTCATCTTGAATGTGCGCGTGCCCAAGGAAGCCTGCCCCTTCGCACTGGCCCCGACTTCCAGCACCACGGCCATGCTCGTAATGGGCGACGCGCTCGCCATGTCCGTCATGCAGGCGCGCGGTTTTCGACAGAGTGATTTCGCCAAATATCACCCCGCCGGCGCCATCGGACGCGCCCTGCTTTTGCGCGTCGGCGAAATCATGCGCACGGGCGAGCGCAGTGCCATCGCGAACGGAAACCTCGCGGTCAAAGAAGCGTTGCTGGTCATGACCCGGGCCAAATCCGGCTGCCTCGCCGTAGTCAACGGACGCAACAAACTCATTGGCGTTTTCACCGATGGCGATTTCCGCCGCAAGATGTCCGCGGACGAACAACTGCTCTCACGCCCGCTCAAATCCGTGATGACGCCTCATCCCATTTCCATTCGCGACACCGCCCTGGCCGTGGAAGCCGTCAAGACGTTCAACGAACGCAACATTGATGATTTAATCGTAGTGAACGCCAGGAACGAACCCGTCGGCTTGATTGATTCGCAGGATTTACCCAAACTGAAAATCGTATGA
- a CDS encoding prolyl oligopeptidase family serine peptidase, producing MKTTAPLLLVALTCSLIMPIQAQTNAPLTAATYHWQSHRSGTLQYLLYLPPGYDAAGQKDWPLMLFLHGAGERGNDVNRVAIHGPLHHVQQGQSFPFIILAPQCPANELWQNEPLLALLNEFTATHKVDKKRIYLTGLSMGGYGTWSLGLAHPELFAAIAPICGGANMIEVMLGTWDKRQDLQRLPIWAFHGADDNVVPVAESERVVNALKQSGVTNLQLTIYPNTKHDSWKPAYADPKFYEWMLKQSR from the coding sequence ATGAAAACCACTGCTCCGCTGTTGCTCGTCGCATTGACCTGCTCCCTGATCATGCCTATTCAAGCTCAAACCAATGCTCCTCTCACCGCCGCCACGTATCATTGGCAGAGCCACCGCAGCGGCACTTTGCAATATCTATTGTACCTGCCGCCCGGTTACGACGCTGCCGGCCAGAAAGACTGGCCGTTGATGTTGTTCCTGCACGGCGCGGGCGAGCGCGGCAACGACGTCAACCGCGTGGCAATTCACGGCCCCTTGCACCACGTCCAGCAAGGCCAAAGCTTCCCCTTCATCATCCTCGCGCCGCAATGTCCGGCCAACGAACTTTGGCAAAACGAACCATTGCTGGCACTGCTCAACGAGTTTACCGCCACGCACAAAGTGGATAAAAAGCGCATCTACCTGACCGGACTCAGCATGGGCGGTTATGGCACTTGGAGTCTGGGGCTGGCGCATCCCGAATTGTTTGCCGCCATCGCCCCGATTTGCGGCGGCGCCAACATGATTGAGGTCATGCTCGGCACTTGGGACAAAAGACAGGACTTGCAACGGCTGCCCATCTGGGCGTTTCACGGCGCTGATGACAATGTTGTTCCGGTCGCGGAGTCGGAACGCGTGGTCAACGCGCTCAAACAAAGCGGCGTCACCAACCTCCAACTCACCATTTATCCGAACACCAAGCACGATTCCTGGAAACCAGCCTACGCCGATCCCAAGTTTTACGAGTGGATGCTGAAGCAAAGCCGCTGA
- the bioD gene encoding dethiobiotin synthase yields MKSPQILFVTGTDTGVGKTVFTALATLYLRQLGFRVAALKPVASGGRSDGRILRAAAGQVLSLDEVNPWHFRAPIAPVLAAAQEHRKVQLREVVRQIHRVGKAFEVVVVEGAGGLLSPLGADFDSRDLIVALKATPIIVTANKLGAINQVRLVLDALPAPLRPEARVVLVQQPRADKASRTNLQLLQHFIAPSRLRILPWIKS; encoded by the coding sequence ATGAAGTCGCCACAAATACTTTTCGTCACTGGCACGGATACGGGCGTGGGGAAAACTGTTTTCACCGCATTGGCGACGTTGTATCTGCGGCAGTTGGGATTCCGCGTGGCCGCGTTGAAACCGGTGGCTTCGGGAGGGCGCAGTGACGGCCGGATTTTGCGCGCGGCGGCAGGCCAAGTGCTTTCGCTGGACGAGGTGAACCCATGGCATTTTCGCGCGCCGATTGCCCCGGTGCTGGCGGCGGCACAAGAACATCGCAAGGTCCAACTGCGTGAAGTGGTACGGCAAATTCACCGGGTCGGCAAGGCGTTTGAAGTCGTGGTGGTCGAGGGCGCCGGCGGATTGCTCAGTCCGCTAGGCGCGGATTTTGATTCGCGTGATCTGATTGTCGCTTTGAAGGCGACGCCAATCATTGTGACGGCGAACAAGCTGGGCGCAATCAATCAGGTGCGGCTGGTTCTTGACGCGTTGCCGGCGCCGCTCCGACCGGAAGCGCGGGTGGTGCTGGTTCAGCAACCTCGCGCGGATAAGGCGAGTCGCACCAACCTGCAGTTGCTGCAACATTTTATTGCGCCGTCGCGGCTACGGATTCTGCCGTGGATCAAGAGCTGA
- the mutL gene encoding DNA mismatch repair endonuclease MutL: MNCIRLLSEQVANQIAAGEVIERPASIVKELVENSLDAGALRILVEVQAGGRSLVRVTDDGRGMNRDDALLCLERHATSKISKAQDLAVIATMGFRGEALPSIASVSRFTLTTRERDSASPEGTQVVVNGGKIIEVKAAGCATGTSVEVRQLFFNLPARRKFLRTEETEAAHIQHYLTLAALAFPQVAFTFLKDGRTVWQLPAQRSGATTAEKLVALRERIRALLGEVKLVEVDFTADYAVEERETFDETESFENALPELPASGHAARNPQFRVWGLIGAPGVSRANRQDQYVFVNRRPVENRSVNFALLEGYHTALMKGRYPVGCLFLEIDPAAVDVNIHPTKREVKFHREREVSRGVAEAVRQALLKFHQQPPAVAPSESQRLEVVAGTEEVSRASDLATARAMVTPTLPQFPSQSPAVSRATEQSALKIGFAPARPAEVDRPLPALPGDQHSAEGAAVTAERETSLSAAPNAVGAPPLLAVPLRLVGVIGRLYVVLESDRGLVLLDQHAAHERILFEQMLTRLERKELAPSQKLLLPETVELAPRDANFLRGQLEALTRLGVGLSEFGEQTFLLDALPPFVRVGDARRFMLDLVDELKTAGQGINSARLGESVVAKTVCRHAVKANDPLAGRELENLVEDLRHCAMPYTCPHGRPTLIEMNYRELERKFGRAQ; the protein is encoded by the coding sequence ATGAATTGCATCCGCCTGTTATCGGAACAGGTCGCCAATCAAATCGCCGCGGGCGAAGTGATCGAGCGACCGGCGAGCATCGTCAAGGAACTGGTCGAAAATTCGCTGGATGCCGGAGCGTTGCGCATTCTGGTGGAGGTTCAGGCGGGCGGGCGCAGTTTGGTGCGGGTGACGGATGATGGCCGTGGAATGAACCGCGATGACGCGCTGCTGTGTCTCGAACGCCACGCCACCAGCAAGATCAGCAAGGCGCAGGATTTGGCGGTGATTGCCACGATGGGATTTCGCGGGGAAGCGCTGCCGAGTATCGCGAGCGTCAGTCGCTTCACGCTGACGACCCGTGAGCGCGATAGTGCCTCGCCGGAGGGCACGCAGGTCGTGGTCAACGGCGGCAAGATTATCGAGGTCAAGGCCGCCGGTTGCGCCACCGGCACGAGCGTCGAGGTGCGTCAGTTGTTTTTCAATCTGCCGGCCCGTCGAAAATTTTTGCGCACGGAGGAAACAGAAGCGGCGCACATCCAGCACTATCTGACCTTGGCGGCACTGGCGTTTCCGCAGGTGGCATTCACTTTTCTCAAGGACGGACGCACAGTCTGGCAGCTTCCGGCTCAGCGTTCCGGCGCGACTACCGCGGAAAAATTAGTCGCCTTGCGCGAGCGGATTCGCGCGTTGCTCGGAGAAGTGAAATTGGTCGAAGTGGATTTCACGGCGGACTACGCGGTGGAGGAGCGTGAGACTTTCGATGAGACGGAATCATTTGAGAATGCGCTTCCGGAGCTTCCCGCATCGGGGCACGCAGCTCGAAATCCACAATTCCGGGTTTGGGGATTGATTGGTGCGCCGGGTGTCTCGCGAGCGAATCGGCAGGACCAATACGTGTTCGTGAACCGTCGCCCGGTGGAAAATCGCAGCGTCAATTTTGCCCTGTTGGAGGGCTACCACACCGCTTTGATGAAAGGCCGTTATCCGGTTGGTTGTTTGTTTCTCGAAATTGATCCGGCGGCGGTGGATGTGAACATTCATCCGACCAAGCGCGAAGTGAAGTTCCATCGCGAGCGCGAAGTGTCACGCGGCGTGGCGGAAGCGGTGCGTCAGGCGTTGTTGAAATTTCATCAGCAACCCCCAGCCGTTGCGCCATCGGAGTCGCAGCGCTTGGAAGTTGTTGCAGGAACTGAAGAGGTCAGTCGCGCAAGTGATTTGGCGACGGCGCGCGCAATGGTGACGCCGACGTTACCGCAATTTCCAAGTCAATCACCGGCAGTGTCGCGGGCGACAGAGCAGAGCGCGTTGAAAATAGGATTTGCTCCCGCCCGTCCGGCCGAGGTGGACAGACCGCTTCCCGCGCTGCCTGGAGATCAACATTCCGCTGAGGGAGCGGCGGTGACGGCTGAACGGGAAACGAGTTTGTCGGCAGCCCCGAACGCGGTGGGCGCGCCGCCGCTTCTGGCCGTGCCGTTGCGGTTGGTGGGCGTCATTGGACGGCTCTACGTTGTGTTGGAATCAGATCGAGGCTTGGTGTTGTTGGATCAACATGCGGCGCACGAACGCATCCTGTTTGAGCAGATGTTGACCCGATTGGAACGCAAGGAGCTTGCGCCATCGCAAAAGCTGTTGCTGCCGGAGACGGTTGAGTTAGCGCCGCGCGACGCCAATTTCTTGCGCGGCCAGCTTGAGGCGTTGACGCGCCTTGGCGTGGGCTTGAGCGAGTTTGGCGAACAGACATTTCTGCTCGATGCGCTGCCGCCTTTCGTCAGAGTCGGTGACGCGCGGCGATTCATGCTGGATCTGGTTGACGAACTGAAGACGGCGGGGCAGGGCATCAATTCCGCCCGGCTGGGCGAGAGCGTGGTGGCGAAAACGGTGTGTCGCCATGCCGTGAAAGCCAATGATCCGCTGGCCGGACGGGAGTTGGAAAATTTGGTGGAAGACCTGCGGCACTGCGCCATGCCCTACACCTGTCCACATGGGCGACCCACGCTTATCGAGATGAATTATCGCGAGCTGGAACGAAAATTTGGACGTGCCCAATGA
- the deoC gene encoding deoxyribose-phosphate aldolase, producing MTQLSVSELAARTDLAFWKPMVSPPEFAAVCASARDVRALVVNTAHLLAAAHALEESATQLVAWVGFPLGLNDRDVKRYETEVAVDLGAQEIELVLSLEQVKNSSSRAVLREIHDVVEAADERPVCVTFESAALSPAERLQFIELVADSGLKAIATGTDFWPDSRVSADDIKALRDALAPKLAIKAVGNIRTLEAARALIAAGAARIGTTHLKLLEAS from the coding sequence ATGACACAACTTTCGGTCAGTGAATTAGCGGCTCGGACGGATCTGGCTTTCTGGAAGCCAATGGTTTCTCCGCCAGAGTTCGCCGCGGTTTGCGCCTCCGCCCGAGACGTTCGCGCGCTGGTGGTCAACACCGCTCATTTGCTCGCGGCGGCGCACGCGCTGGAGGAAAGCGCCACGCAACTGGTCGCTTGGGTGGGATTTCCCTTGGGACTCAATGACCGGGATGTGAAGCGTTACGAGACGGAAGTGGCGGTTGACCTGGGCGCGCAGGAAATTGAGCTGGTGCTGAGTTTGGAGCAGGTGAAAAACAGTTCGTCGCGCGCAGTTTTGCGGGAGATCCACGATGTGGTGGAGGCGGCGGATGAACGGCCGGTTTGTGTGACGTTTGAATCCGCGGCTTTATCCCCGGCGGAACGACTACAGTTCATTGAACTCGTGGCGGATTCGGGGCTGAAAGCCATCGCGACGGGAACGGATTTCTGGCCGGACAGCCGGGTCAGTGCGGACGATATCAAAGCGCTTCGGGATGCGTTGGCGCCGAAGCTGGCGATCAAGGCGGTGGGAAATATCCGAACGCTTGAGGCGGCGCGAGCCTTGATCGCTGCCGGAGCCGCGCGCATCGGCACGACGCACTTGAAGCTTTTGGAGGCGTCATGA
- a CDS encoding ABC transporter ATP-binding protein → MNSTPVIEIQGLQRRYGRFEAVNGLNLTVAPGRCYGFFGRNGAGKTTTIKCLLNLLRPDAGRVRVFGLDPQHDEVVVKSRLAYVPDAVAFYPWMTVRDTLEYLASFRPNWNRRMEADLLERFALNPDQKAADLSKGQKTQLALIGAICPEPELLVLDEPTSGLDPIVRREFIQTVIGAYQSSDAEKRTVFVSTHLIAEFEGLIDEFTIIEQGRELLTLPADVARERFKKIRARFKQPLNDLPVSGALQVRWDGREVELLVNGNGDELMVQLQRLQPEDLRSESLSLEEIFVVSKTLAGTKP, encoded by the coding sequence ATGAACTCAACCCCGGTTATTGAAATCCAAGGTTTACAGCGTCGGTACGGCCGCTTCGAGGCGGTCAACGGTCTGAACCTCACGGTCGCGCCCGGTCGTTGCTACGGTTTTTTCGGTCGCAACGGCGCGGGCAAGACCACCACCATCAAATGCCTGCTCAATTTGCTGCGTCCGGATGCCGGCCGAGTGCGCGTGTTCGGCCTCGATCCTCAGCACGACGAAGTGGTCGTCAAATCACGACTCGCCTACGTGCCGGACGCGGTGGCGTTTTATCCGTGGATGACCGTGCGGGACACGTTGGAATACCTGGCCTCGTTCCGTCCGAATTGGAACCGGCGCATGGAAGCGGACCTGTTGGAGCGATTCGCGCTGAACCCGGATCAAAAGGCGGCCGACCTTTCGAAGGGGCAGAAAACGCAACTGGCGCTCATCGGCGCGATTTGTCCGGAGCCGGAACTGTTGGTGCTGGACGAACCCACATCCGGCCTGGATCCCATTGTGCGTCGCGAGTTCATTCAGACGGTCATTGGCGCGTACCAATCCAGCGACGCGGAGAAGCGCACGGTTTTTGTTTCGACACACCTGATCGCCGAGTTCGAAGGGTTGATTGATGAGTTTACGATCATTGAACAAGGACGCGAATTGCTAACCCTGCCGGCGGATGTGGCGCGTGAGCGTTTTAAGAAAATCCGCGCACGTTTCAAACAACCGCTCAATGATCTGCCGGTGTCCGGTGCGTTACAAGTGCGGTGGGACGGACGCGAAGTCGAGCTGCTGGTGAACGGGAATGGCGATGAACTCATGGTGCAATTGCAGCGACTGCAACCGGAGGACTTGCGCAGCGAATCGTTGTCGCTGGAGGAAATTTTTGTCGTCTCGAAAACCCTGGCGGGAACGAAACCATGA
- a CDS encoding GntR family transcriptional regulator, with translation MLFHVDFKTGKPAYLQLVDQVRYAAASGGLHAGEALPSVRQLAEELRVNRNTVAKAYTELESQGIIETVPGKGCFLKEGNTPFTKAVRQKLLLKEIDEAVVTAHHLQVERADFLALVKERLDYFENKQEKP, from the coding sequence ATGTTGTTTCACGTGGATTTCAAAACCGGCAAGCCCGCCTACCTGCAACTGGTGGACCAGGTGCGGTATGCTGCGGCGTCGGGCGGGTTGCACGCCGGGGAGGCATTGCCTTCGGTACGGCAGTTGGCCGAGGAATTGCGCGTCAATCGCAACACCGTGGCCAAGGCTTACACGGAATTGGAGAGCCAGGGCATCATCGAGACCGTTCCCGGCAAGGGTTGCTTTCTCAAGGAAGGCAACACGCCGTTCACCAAAGCGGTGCGTCAAAAACTATTGCTCAAGGAAATTGATGAAGCGGTGGTGACGGCACATCACCTTCAGGTCGAGCGCGCCGATTTCCTGGCGCTGGTGAAAGAACGGTTGGATTACTTCGAAAACAAACAGGAGAAGCCATGA
- a CDS encoding prepilin-type N-terminal cleavage/methylation domain-containing protein: MRRAFTLIELLVVIAIIAVLAALLLPALAKAKSKARQTSCLSNLHQIGLGFALYLADAADCFPDQRTLKTALGYRPWTDWPPSDPRGGWAAVTLHQELGESQVWRCAELASAPQLMARSQCVQLSRTNEPRSAVSYWFWRFDRIEDPVPLDNFWLKTPQQALLDLREANNPIAGRPASLSDVEFAVDPYFPRTAPTVAAELKGAAVHRGGRNQLMLDWHAEFIRDARLR; encoded by the coding sequence ATGCGCCGCGCTTTTACCCTGATTGAATTGCTGGTGGTCATTGCCATCATCGCGGTGCTGGCGGCGCTGCTGCTTCCGGCATTGGCCAAAGCCAAATCCAAGGCGCGACAGACATCCTGTCTTTCAAACCTGCACCAGATCGGTCTGGGCTTTGCCCTGTATCTCGCCGATGCCGCTGACTGTTTTCCCGACCAGCGAACCTTGAAAACCGCCCTTGGCTATCGGCCTTGGACCGATTGGCCGCCATCCGATCCACGGGGCGGCTGGGCGGCCGTCACGCTTCATCAGGAGCTGGGCGAATCCCAGGTCTGGCGCTGCGCCGAACTGGCCAGTGCGCCACAACTCATGGCGCGGTCGCAATGTGTGCAGTTGTCGCGCACCAACGAACCCCGGTCCGCGGTGAGCTATTGGTTCTGGCGGTTTGACCGCATTGAGGACCCGGTGCCGTTGGATAATTTTTGGCTCAAAACCCCGCAACAGGCATTGCTGGATTTGCGTGAAGCGAACAATCCCATCGCGGGCCGTCCCGCTTCACTAAGCGACGTGGAATTTGCGGTGGACCCGTATTTTCCGCGCACTGCACCCACCGTGGCGGCTGAACTCAAAGGCGCGGCCGTTCATCGCGGTGGTCGCAACCAACTGATGCTGGACTGGCACGCCGAGTTCATTCGCGATGCGCGTCTGCGCTGA
- a CDS encoding PQQ-binding-like beta-propeller repeat protein codes for MVRHCLRRRMVGCAVTLLTLLFLLAPQPACAATDIFARSNLLAWCIVPFDTQKRGPEARAQMLARLGIPQLAYDWRAEHIPTFDAEVAAMRRHGIALTAWWFPGVLNDEARAILDCIERNHIHPQLWVMLEGGPHLRLDQAFEPTPEAQAAHVEQLVVRVKPIAAAAARLGCRVALYNHGGWFGVPENQLQIIRRLRQGGIENVGLVYTQHHGHGEIDRFAELFDQMKPYLLAITLNGMIKDGDLHGHDLGTVPLGQGDQDLRLLRVISDSSWRGPVGLILEVNADAELRLQDNLDGLDWLVAQLDGQPAGPKPQPRSWSRPKVAQPVALAASGSSIAPSSLVLAGKPEYRQRPLTIECRARLNSAGNFNILVASDPKSSAEHWELYSYAGSGGFSLYQPGRGGEFKSNANICDGEWHYLAAVIEPERVRLYVDGRLVHTAPASPRQGEPVPGELAIGQLVEGTIGCDGVVEQVRISTGVRTITPQSAATAFKADAQTIGRWRVGETAQNLSDPKYWAVEDAEERAKLPLYQTIPAARSDELTPANGFPKRETYRTWQRSHGDNGGTRFSALDQINRQNVTNLQVAWTYHSGDGNNFIQCNPIVVGNVMYAPTSGKHIAAVNAETGVELWRFKPAGKPAWRGLIYWPGDANASERLLFCAGKFLYALNPQTGQVISDFGDEGKALLPGAAQGDFGAATAGPTIFQRIVVVPGFEKDVWGFDVVTGQHLWTFHTVPHPGEFGYDTWDRPVTYGANCWGGMAMDEVRGIAYITTGGPKPNFIGVGHRGDNLFANCLIALDARTGQRLWHLQEVRHDLWDLDIPAPPNLATITRDGQRVDVVAAVTKVGHVLLCDRVSGKPIFPFRLRRAPPSDLPGEITAPYQPDLELPQPFARQEFTQADLTERTEAAAEFALTQFKSASTGWFRPTSEGRVNLFFNIDGGAEWTGACVDADTGRLYVTANHIGWFITVARDDDPPDDPNAPKTPGQKIYETSCAQCHGLNRMGLGTAPALRGLRHRLADAQIRDVVRRGTNAMPAHPESVINQADLQHLLDFLMVRDRPAVTAPLVTERPRYRDAGYPKFYDPEGYPANQPPWGSLSCIDLNTGKLLWKVPHGEYPELAAQGVSKTGTENYGGAIVTAGGLVFCAGTRDNKLWAYDKETGVALWSGPLPYTGNAPPATYEVNGRQYVVIAACGGNKLGTPYGDTYVAFALPPTEK; via the coding sequence TTGGTTCGTCACTGTCTGCGTCGTCGCATGGTGGGGTGCGCAGTTACGCTGCTGACCCTTTTATTTCTACTCGCGCCCCAACCTGCGTGCGCGGCTACCGATATTTTTGCGCGTTCCAATCTTCTCGCGTGGTGCATCGTGCCGTTCGACACCCAGAAGCGCGGACCGGAGGCGCGGGCCCAGATGCTCGCGCGATTGGGAATTCCGCAATTGGCCTACGATTGGCGGGCGGAACATATCCCGACCTTCGATGCGGAAGTGGCCGCCATGCGACGCCACGGCATCGCGCTGACCGCCTGGTGGTTTCCCGGCGTGTTGAATGACGAGGCGCGCGCCATTCTCGATTGCATCGAGCGTAATCACATTCATCCGCAATTATGGGTCATGCTGGAGGGCGGACCGCATCTGCGTCTGGATCAGGCGTTCGAACCCACGCCCGAGGCGCAGGCGGCTCATGTGGAGCAACTGGTGGTGCGGGTAAAACCCATTGCCGCCGCTGCGGCCAGGCTCGGTTGCCGGGTCGCATTGTATAACCACGGTGGCTGGTTTGGAGTTCCGGAAAATCAGCTTCAGATCATCCGGCGCTTGCGGCAGGGCGGTATTGAGAATGTGGGGCTGGTTTACACGCAGCACCATGGACACGGGGAAATTGACCGGTTCGCCGAACTGTTTGACCAGATGAAACCTTATCTGCTGGCCATCACCTTGAACGGCATGATCAAGGATGGTGACTTGCACGGTCACGATCTGGGCACGGTGCCGCTCGGACAGGGAGATCAGGACTTGCGCCTCTTACGCGTCATCAGCGACAGCAGCTGGCGCGGTCCGGTGGGACTCATTCTGGAGGTCAACGCGGATGCGGAACTTCGTCTCCAAGACAACCTCGACGGGCTGGATTGGTTGGTCGCACAACTGGACGGCCAGCCCGCCGGCCCCAAACCGCAACCGCGCAGTTGGTCCCGGCCGAAAGTCGCGCAACCAGTTGCCCTTGCTGCGTCAGGATCATCCATTGCGCCAAGCAGTTTGGTGCTTGCCGGTAAACCGGAGTATCGGCAACGACCGCTCACGATTGAATGTCGCGCCCGCCTCAACAGTGCGGGTAATTTCAACATCCTCGTGGCCAGTGACCCCAAAAGTTCAGCGGAACATTGGGAGCTGTATTCCTATGCCGGCAGCGGTGGATTCAGTCTTTACCAACCGGGCCGCGGCGGTGAGTTCAAATCCAACGCCAACATCTGTGATGGCGAATGGCATTATCTTGCGGCCGTTATCGAGCCGGAACGCGTCCGACTGTATGTGGACGGCAGGCTGGTACACACAGCGCCCGCCTCGCCGCGTCAGGGAGAGCCGGTTCCCGGGGAATTGGCCATCGGCCAACTAGTCGAGGGAACGATTGGTTGTGACGGAGTGGTGGAACAGGTGCGGATTTCCACCGGGGTGCGAACCATCACTCCACAATCCGCCGCCACTGCTTTCAAGGCGGATGCGCAAACCATCGGACGGTGGCGTGTTGGCGAAACTGCCCAGAATTTGAGCGACCCCAAGTATTGGGCGGTGGAAGACGCGGAGGAGCGCGCCAAACTGCCGCTGTATCAAACCATCCCCGCCGCCCGATCGGATGAACTTACGCCGGCGAATGGTTTCCCCAAGCGGGAAACTTACCGCACCTGGCAGCGGTCGCACGGCGACAATGGCGGGACACGTTTTTCGGCGCTGGACCAGATCAATCGGCAGAACGTCACGAATTTACAGGTTGCCTGGACCTACCATTCCGGCGACGGCAACAACTTCATTCAGTGCAACCCGATCGTCGTTGGCAACGTGATGTATGCGCCTACGTCCGGCAAACATATCGCCGCGGTCAATGCGGAGACGGGAGTCGAGTTGTGGCGTTTCAAACCCGCCGGCAAACCGGCCTGGCGCGGATTGATTTATTGGCCGGGCGACGCCAACGCGAGTGAGCGGCTGCTGTTTTGCGCGGGTAAATTTCTTTACGCGCTGAATCCCCAAACAGGTCAGGTCATTTCCGATTTTGGCGATGAGGGTAAGGCGCTGCTGCCGGGCGCGGCCCAAGGAGATTTTGGCGCCGCGACGGCGGGACCAACCATCTTCCAGCGCATTGTTGTCGTGCCGGGATTCGAGAAGGACGTTTGGGGCTTCGACGTGGTAACCGGTCAACACCTGTGGACATTTCACACGGTGCCGCATCCCGGTGAATTTGGTTACGACACCTGGGACCGTCCCGTCACGTATGGCGCGAATTGTTGGGGCGGCATGGCGATGGACGAAGTGCGCGGCATCGCCTATATCACCACCGGCGGACCGAAACCCAATTTCATCGGCGTGGGGCATCGTGGCGATAATTTGTTTGCCAACTGCTTGATCGCGTTGGATGCGCGCACCGGTCAACGCCTTTGGCATTTGCAGGAAGTGCGGCATGATCTCTGGGATCTGGATATTCCCGCGCCGCCGAATCTGGCCACCATCACCCGTGACGGCCAGCGCGTGGACGTGGTGGCTGCCGTCACCAAGGTCGGGCATGTGTTGTTGTGCGATCGCGTGAGCGGCAAACCGATTTTTCCCTTCCGCCTGCGGCGCGCGCCCCCGAGCGATTTACCAGGAGAAATCACGGCCCCGTACCAGCCGGATTTGGAATTGCCGCAACCGTTTGCCCGGCAGGAATTCACCCAGGCGGATTTAACGGAGCGCACGGAGGCGGCGGCGGAGTTTGCCTTGACCCAATTCAAAAGCGCCAGCACCGGCTGGTTTCGTCCAACCAGCGAGGGCCGCGTAAATTTATTTTTTAACATTGATGGCGGCGCGGAATGGACCGGGGCCTGTGTGGACGCGGACACGGGACGACTTTACGTGACGGCGAACCACATCGGCTGGTTCATCACGGTGGCGCGCGATGACGATCCGCCGGACGATCCCAACGCGCCGAAGACGCCCGGACAAAAAATTTATGAAACCAGTTGCGCACAATGTCACGGCCTGAACCGCATGGGACTGGGGACGGCGCCCGCCTTGCGGGGGTTGCGCCATCGGTTGGCGGATGCGCAAATCCGCGATGTGGTGCGTCGCGGCACCAATGCCATGCCGGCGCATCCCGAGAGCGTGATCAATCAAGCCGACCTCCAACACCTGCTGGATTTTCTGATGGTGCGGGATCGGCCTGCGGTCACCGCGCCACTCGTGACGGAGCGTCCGCGTTATCGGGATGCCGGCTATCCCAAGTTTTACGATCCGGAAGGGTATCCGGCGAACCAACCGCCGTGGGGCTCGTTGAGCTGTATTGACCTCAACACCGGTAAACTGCTCTGGAAAGTGCCGCACGGCGAATACCCGGAACTCGCGGCACAAGGGGTGTCGAAAACCGGCACGGAAAACTATGGCGGCGCCATTGTTACCGCAGGCGGACTCGTTTTCTGCGCCGGCACCCGCGACAACAAACTGTGGGCTTACGACAAGGAAACCGGGGTTGCATTGTGGTCCGGGCCATTGCCCTACACCGGCAACGCCCCGCCGGCCACCTACGAAGTGAACGGTCGGCAATACGTGGTCATTGCCGCGTGTGGCGGTAACAAACTGGGCACGCCCTACGGTGACACGTACGTGGCGTTTGCGCTGCCGCCGACGGAAAAGTGA